The proteins below come from a single Alnus glutinosa chromosome 9, dhAlnGlut1.1, whole genome shotgun sequence genomic window:
- the LOC133877621 gene encoding scarecrow-like protein 3, protein MAPMFQDEGSSSVTSSPLQLFSMMSLPPSVGSPYPWLKELKSEERGLYLIHLLLTCANHVAAGSLENANIALEQISQLASPDGDTMQRIAAYFTEALADRILKAWPGLHKALNSTRITLVSEEILVQKLFFELFPFLKVTYVFSNQAIIEAMEGEKMVHIIDLNAAEPAQWIALLQVLSIRPEGPPHLRITGVHQQKEILDQMAYRLTEEAEKLDIPFQFNPVVGKLDNLDFDKLRVKTGEALAISSVFQLHSLLASDDELLRKKSPLASKNLNGSHFPRVLQINQSTLGELLEKDLANGHSQSPDSASSSPLSLNASAKMDSFLNALWGLTPKLMVIAEQDSNHNGSTLMERLLEALYSYAALFDCLESTVPRTSLERLKVEKMMFGEEIKNIIACEGAERKERHEKLEKWMQRLDLAGFGNVPLSYYGMLQARGLLQGCGCDGYKIKEENGCVVICWQDRALFSISAWRCRK, encoded by the coding sequence ATGGCACCAATGTTTCAAGACGAAGGGTCTTCTTCTGTAACTTCATCACCTCTCCAATTATTTTCCATGATGTCTCTTCCACCTAGCGTAGGATCACCATACCCATGGCTTAAAGAACTGAAATCCGAAGAGCGAGGTTTGTATTTGATCCACCTGTTGCTTACTTGTGCAAATCATGTTGCTGCCGGTAGCCTTGAAAATGCAAATATTGCCCTTGAGCAAATCTCCCAACTCGCCTCTCCTGATGGTGATACCATGCAGAGGATAGCTGCATATTTCACTGAGGCACTTGCGGACAGAATCCTGAAAGCTTGGCCTGGTCTTCACAAAGCCCTCAATTCCACTAGAATAACATTGGTTTCTGAAGAAATTCTTGTTCAGAAActgttttttgagttgtttccCTTCTTGAAGGTGACCTATGTTTTCTCAAACCAGGCTATTATTGAAGCCATGGAAGGGGAAAAGATGGTTCACATAATTGACCTGAATGCAGCTGAACCTGCCCAATGGATTGCACTTCTTCAAGTTTTGAGTATACGGCCTGAAGGTCCACCACATTTGAGAATTACTGGAGTTCATCAACAGAAAGAGATATTGGACCAAATGGCGTATAGACTGACTGAAGAAGCTGAAAAACTGGATATCCCATTTCAGTTCAATCCCGTGGTTGGTAAATTAGATAATCTTGATTTTGACAAACTTCGTGTCAAAACTGGGGAGGCTCTAGCGATCAGCTCAGTTTTCCAATTGCATTCACTGTTGGCATCTGATGATGAACTCTTGAGAAAGAAATCCCCACTAGCATCAAAGAATCTGAATGGAAGTCACTTTCCTAGAGTCCTGCAAATTAACCAAAGCACATTGGGTGAGCTGCTTGAGAAAGATTTAGCCAACGGGCATAGCCAGAGTCCTGACTCAGCGTCATCATCACCTCTATCGTTAAATGCTTCAGCAAAGATGGATAGCTTTCTTAATGCCTTGTGGGGTTTGACACCGAAGCTCATGGTAATAGCAGAACAAGATTCTAACCACAATGGATCAACTCTAATGGAGAGGCTATTGGAAGCTCTTTACTCTTATGCAGCATTGTTTGATTGTTTGGAGTCTACAGTGCCAAGAACATCATTGGAGAGATTGAAGGTGGAGAAGATGATGTTTGGGGAGGAAATTAAGAACATTATAGCATGTGAAGGAGCTGAGAGGAAAGAAAGGCATGAAAAGCTTGAGAAGTGGATGCAAAGGCTTGATTTGGCTGGGTTTGGGAACGTACCTTTGAGCTATTATGGTATGTTGCAAGCAAGGGGGTTGTTGCAAGGTTGTGGTTGTGATGGGTATAAGATCAAGGAAGAGAATGGCTGTGTGGTAATATGCTGGCAAGACCGAGCCTTGTTTTCAATATCGGCTTGGAGGTGTAGGAAATGA
- the LOC133878464 gene encoding uncharacterized protein LOC133878464: protein MAKMYCFSFAILMFAGILISGNEQVMGKSCEGDVLGLVSQCEKYVSRSGPQVKPSWGCCEVVKTVDVPCVCNLVNKDIEKVIDMAKVVYVARSCGKTVAPGTKCGSYTVPPA from the exons ATGGCAAAAATGTATTGCTTTTCTTTCGCGATATTGATGTTCGCCGGAATATTGATCTCCGGCAACGAGCAAGTGATGGGAAAAAGCTGTGAGGGTGACGTGCTAGGGCTTGTGTCACAATGCGAGAAGTATGTGAGCAGATCGGGACCGCAGGTTAAGCCGTCGTGGGGTTGCTGTGAAGTGGTGAAGACCGTTGACGTGCCATGCGTCTGCAATCTTGTCAATAAAGATATCGAAAAGGTGATTGACATGGCGAAGGTGGTCTACGTGGCTCGGTCCTGTGGCAAAACGGTTGCACCGGGCACTAAATGCGGAA GTTATACTGTCCCACCGGCATGA